In Saccharomyces cerevisiae S288C chromosome XV, complete sequence, the following proteins share a genomic window:
- the SOG2 gene encoding Sog2p (Key component of the RAM signaling network; required for proper cell morphogenesis and cell separation after mitosis) has product MVATSSKRTLDPKEEHLPADKTSTNSSNTIISELATQEKSSSSGTTLKLIALNIKSISDEDVGYIQNVERLSLRKNHLTSLPASFKRLSRLQYLDLHNNNFKEIPYILTQCPQLEILDLSSNEIEALPDEISSFWQDNIRVLSLKDNNVTSIRNLKSITKLNKLSILDLEDNKIPKEELDQVQSYTPFHTGIPKEEYWAIAISRYLKDHPNLPTPEPKISRAAKRMGFINTNLSNGAMNENNIISLAPSANTTISASTAMVSSNQTSATSFSGTVNAESEQSGAVNGTELYNHTKYNDYFKRLSILPEESMSNGHQKISHAELVVSCRKLLFSFTECQQAIRKIASFCKEKAVAVNVVSLLYSVRSHTDNLVEVLQQTENEDESHDQALIKLCLTIITNFKQIITLLRKNFEIFFKEDDLCFIRMFYMTLMCAYMEMYNAWSFIKEDDQVSGSASKAPKKHSFSRHETSSSSITSGGGPAASTTSTHCSGNIKLLPKTRSTRTPSASALLSNSNILTGDTTAVPLLSPNLNGAHTHGPILGHQNAISNGSSQTNMNEVKTTSDTIPRQQLLQHNKSISDSKKESQAHEPKQHPVMTSSIINASNSNNVSNVNITPPPMNGGGAANSSANVVETNIDIQLYQTLSTVVKMVSVVYNQLTSEISKIAIASTMGKQILTDSLAPKIRDLTETCRQAMDLSKQLNERLNVLIPNDSNSEKYLTSLEKLKTWEIMNSFLKVIISILANTKIVMSDVPNLNELRPNLANLAKITKDVTVILDLSSYKAVSVSANSPE; this is encoded by the coding sequence ATGGTAGCGACATCTTCAAAGAGGACGTTGGATCCGAAGGAGGAACATTTGCCTGCTGACAAAACATCCACTAATTCAAGCAACACTATAATATCTGAGTTGGCAACACAAGAGAAATCCAGCTCTAGTGGTACTACACTAAAATTAATAGCTCTTAATATCAAGTCCATATCAGATGAAGATGTGGGATATATCCAAAATGTTGAAAGACTGTCTTTAAGGAAAAATCACTTAACATCCTTACCAGCGAGTTTCAAGAGGTTATCAAGGCTGCAATATCTGGATTTGCATAATaacaattttaaagaaatcCCATATATTTTGACACAATGCCCTCAATTAGAGATCTTGGATCTGTCCTCCAATGAGATTGAAGCATTGCCAGATGAAATATCATCGTTTTGGCAAGATAATATTCGTGTATTATCATTGAAAGACAACAACGTTACTAGCATACGTAATTTGAAATCGATCACAAAATTAAACAAGCTGAGCATCTTGGATTTAGAGGATAATAAAATACCCAAAGAAGAGCTTGACCAAGTACAGAGTTATACTCCATTTCATACGGGCATCcccaaagaagaatattggGCAATTGCGATATCACGATATCTAAAAGATCATCCTAACCTACCTACTCCAGAACCTAAAATATCTAGAGCAGCGAAAAGAATGGGATTCATAAATACGAACTTGTCTAATGGAGCAATgaatgaaaacaatataaTTTCACTTGCCCCAAGTGCAAATACAACTATAAGTGCATCTACTGCAATGGTCTCATCTAATCAAACCTCTGCAACATCTTTCAGTGGTACAGTCAATGCAGAATCAGAACAAAGTGGGGCAGTGAATGGTACGGAACTATACAATCACACCAAATATAATGACTACTTCAAGAGGTTGTCGATTTTACCAGAAGAGTCAATGAGTAACGGgcatcaaaaaatatcgCATGCAGAGTTGGTTGTTTCCTGTCGGAAGCTCCTATTTAGTTTTACAGAATGCCAACAAGCTATCAGAAAAATCGCCTCTTTCTGTAAAGAGAAGGCCGTAGCGGTTAATGTAGTATCATTATTATACTCTGTCAGATCACATACTGATAATCTGGTGGAGGTCTTGCAGCAAACAGAGAACGAAGACGAATCGCATGATCAGGCGTTAATCAAGCTGTGCCTCACTATCATCACAAATTTTAAACAAATTATAACATTgttgagaaaaaattttgagatttttttcaaagaagacGATCTATGCTTCATAAGGATGTTTTATATGACATTAATGTGTGCTTATATGGAAATGTATAATGCATGGTcttttatcaaagaagatgatCAAGTGTCCGGTTCTGCAAGTAAGGCACCCAAGAAACATTCTTTTTCGAGGCACGAGACATCGTCCAGTAGTATCACAAGCGGTGGAGGACCCGCAGCAAGTACGACCAGTACACATTGTAGCGGAAACATAAAATTACTGCCGAAAACAAGGAGCACAAGAACACCATCTGCATCTGCATTGCTTTCAAATAGTAATATTCTGACGGGTGATACCACTGCTGTTCCTCTTTTATCACCAAATCTAAATGGTGCACACACCCATGGTCCAATTTTGGGACACCAAAATGCAATAAGCAATGGAAGTTCTCAAACGAACATGAATGAAGTAAAAACTACTAGCGATACTATTCCAAGGCAACAGCTGCTTCAGCACAATAAATCCATCAGCGATTCGAAAAAAGAGTCACAGGCGCATGAACCTAAACAGCATCCGGTTATGacttcttcaataattaACGCATCAAATAGTAATAACGTCTCGAATGTTAATATAACCCCACCACCGATGAATGGTGGTGGTGCCGCGAACAGTAGTGCTAATGTAGTGGAGACAAATATTGACATTCAACTGTATCAAACGTTGTCCACAGTAGTTAAAATGGTGAGCGTTGTATATAACCAGTTAACTTCAGAGATATCCAAGATAGCCATTGCTAGCACCATGGGAAAGCAAATTTTGACGGACTCGCTAGCACCTAAAATTCGTGATTTGACGGAAACATGTCGTCAAGCGATGGATTTATCCAAACAATTGAATGAAAGGTTAAATGTATTAATACCGAACGATTCAAATTCAGAGAAGTATCTGACATCTTTGGAGAAGCTGAAAACGTGGGAGATAATGAATTCGTTCTtaaaagtaataatatCAATTCTGGCTAATACTAAAATCGTAATGAGCGACGTGCCTAATTTGAATGAGCTGAGACCTAACCTAGCCAACTTGGCGAAGATTACCAAGGATGTCACTGTGATATTGGACTTGAGTTCATACAAGGCTGTATCAGTAAGCGCCAACTCTCCGGAGTAA
- the TFB6 gene encoding TFIIH complex subunit TFB6 (Subunit of TFIIH complex; facilities dissociation of the Ssl2p helices from TFIIH; expression levels regulated by Arg5,6p; green fluorescent protein (GFP)-fusion protein localizes to the cytoplasm and nucleus): MSEPNTPLHAQPNEQLDLNNLNDLDEKDIDDLNLDPNSDVEISADSGDVVNSNIDNVIWQRNCNKKRRYHTPEFNDVYNETNNTINDVTMLDDVDDFQPRINVSSPFSSATKLSELLPNDHNGTSHPRRLSMSQQSKFISYVDDQLLQIQRKFVQSRGLNIKNGYASLTPLLQDLKTLVDFVWYSIAHVPNSDYLLQSEEKRHCPDSRNPKDTCGYSSYFGQGSYLIKIADDLIDYVEKFTFKNMEDSEINDTLSKLFKLFFILDRIFVILTDDNDNCKEVPKTSSASKNIAGLNGTDIVRLKGIAERTRVRLPIFLESQGIHGYHYELSKIYEGFLDHANSF, translated from the coding sequence ATGTCTGAGCCAAACACACCATTACATGCTCAACCGAATGAGCAACTGGACTTGAACAACTTAAATGATCTAGATGAAAAAGACATTGATGATTTAAACTTGGATCCAAACTCAGATGTAGAAATTAGTGCAGACTCAGGTGATGTCGTAAATTCTAACATAGACAACGTTATATGGCAGCGTAATtgtaataagaaaagaagatatcATACACCAGAATTCAATGATGTTTACAATGAAACTAACAACACAATCAACGACGTAACTATGCTCGATGATGTTGACGATTTCCAGCCTAGAATAAACGTGTCTTCTCCCTTTTCGTCTGCCACAAAGCTGAGTGAATTATTGCCAAATGATCACAATGGAACGTCACACCCGAGAAGATTGTCAATGTCTCAACAATCCAAATTCATCTCTTACGTTGATGATCAGCTTTtacaaattcaaagaaaatttgttcAATCCAGGGGCCTGAATATCAAAAACGGCTATGCCAGTCTTACTCCGCTGCTGCAGGATTTAAAAACTTTAGTTGACTTCGTTTGGTATTCTATTGCCCATGTTCCAAACTCAGACTATTTACTTCaatcagaagaaaagagacATTGCCCAGATTCCCGAAACCCAAAAGATACATGCGGATATTCTAGTTATTTTGGTCAAGGGTCctatttaataaaaattgcGGACGATCTCATCGATtacgttgaaaaatttacattcaaaaatatggaaGACTCAGAGATTAATGACACTTTATCCAAATTATTCaaactcttcttcatccttgACAGGATATTTGTAATTCTAActgatgataatgataattGCAAAGAAGTCCCTAAAACGTCTTCAGCCAGCAAGAACATAGCAGGATTGAATGGGACTGATATTGTGAGGTTAAAAGGTATCGCGGAACGAACAAGAGTTCGCCTACCCATATTTTTGGAATCCCAGGGTATCCATGGTTACCATTATGAATTAAGCAAGATTTACGAGGGATTTTTAGACCATGCCAATTCATTTTAA
- the CIR2 gene encoding electron-transferring-flavoprotein dehydrogenase (Putative ortholog of human ETF-dH; found in a large supramolecular complex with other mitochondrial dehydrogenases; may have a role in oxidative stress response; ETF-dH is also known as electron transfer flavoprotein dehydrogenase), whose translation MIKFTNENLIRGIRMTISAKSRHLALGTDMTRKFSLSCRFLNKANLTEEEKELLNEPRARDYVDVCIVGGGPAGLATAIKLKQLDNSSGTGQLRVVVLEKSSVLGGQTVSGAILEPGVWKELFPDEKSDIGIPLPKELATLVTKEHLKFLKGKWAISVPEPSQMINKGRNYIVSLNQVVGYLGEKAEEVGVEVYPGIAVSDLIYDENNAVKGVITKDAGISKSGKPKETFERGMEFWARQTVLAEGCHGSLTKQALAKYDLRKGRQHQTYGLGIKEVWEVKPENFNKGFAAHTMGYPLTNDVYGGGFQYHFGDGLVTVGLVVGLDYKNPYVSPYKEFQKMKHHPYYSKVLEGGKCIAYAARALNEGGLQSVPKLNFPGGVLVGASAGFMNVPKIKGTHTAMKSGLLAAESIFESIKGLPVLEEVEDEDAKMAMFDKEATINLESYESAFKESSIYKELYEVRNIRPSFSGKLGGYGGMIYSGIDSLILKGKVPWTLKFDEKNDGEILEPASKYKPIEYPKPDGVISFDILTSVSRTGTYHDDDEPCHLRVPGQDMVKYAERSFPVWKGVESRFCPAGVYEFVKDEKSPVGTRLQINSQNCIHCKTCDIKAPRQDITWKVPEGGDGPKYTLT comes from the coding sequence ATGATTAAGTTCACTAACGAGAACTTAATTAGAGGGATCCGAATGACGATTTCCGCAAAATCTCGTCATTTGGCTCTAGGGACAGATATGACGAGAAAGTTTAGCTTGTCGTGTAGGTTTTTGAACAAAGCAAATCTTactgaagaagagaaagagtTGTTAAATGAACCAAGGGCGCGCGACTATGTGGATGTTTGTATAGTTGGAGGAGGGCCTGCGGGATTAGCAACAGCAATCAAATTAAAACAGTTAGACAATTCGTCAGGAACAGGCCAATTGCGTGTCGttgttcttgaaaaatCCAGTGTATTGGGTGGACAAACTGTTTCCGGCGCTATATTGGAACCGGGAGTGTGGAAAGAACTATTCCCTGATGAAAAGTCTGACATTGGCATTCCGTTACCAAAGGAGTTAGCTACGTTGGTAACTAAAgaacatttgaaatttttaaaggGGAAATGGGCGATCAGCGTTCCAGAACCATCTCAAATGATCAATAAAGGACGTAATTATATTGTCTCTTTGAACCAAGTCGTCGGATATTTAGGAGAAAAGGCAGAAGAAGTAGGAGTTGAAGTTTACCCCGGAATAGCTGTCTCGGATCTCATATATGATGAAAACAACGCCGTTAAGGGTGTAATTACTAAAGATGCTGGTATTTCGAAGTCCGGTAAGCCTAAGGAAACCTTCGAACGTGGGATGGAATTTTGGGCTAGACAAACTGTATTAGCAGAGGGCTGTCATGGTTCCTTAACAAAACAAGCCTTGGCAAAATATGATTTAAGAAAAGGCAGACAGCACCAAACTTATGGATTAGGTATTAAAGAAGTTTGGGAAGTCAAGCCGGAGAATTTTAACAAGGGATTTGCAGCTCATACCATGGGGTACCCGTTGACAAATGATGTTTATGGCGGTGGTTTCCAGTACCATTTTGGTGATGGGCTGGTCACTGTGGGCCTTGTCGTGGGGTTAGATTATAAGAATCCCTATGTTTCACCTTACAAAGAGTTTCAAAAGATGAAACATCATCCATACTATTCAAAAGTTTTAGAAGGAGGTAAGTGTATCGCTTATGCTGCAAGAGCATTGAATGAAGGTGGACTGCAATCTGTACCCAAGTTGAATTTCCCTGGTGGTGTTTTGGTAGGGGCTAGCGCGGGTTTCATGAACGTTCCAAAGATCAAGGGTACTCATACTGCGATGAAGAGTGGATTACTTGCCGCTGAAAGTATCTTTGAGTCCATAAAAGGGTTACCTGTCTTAGAAGAGgttgaagacgaagacgCCAAAATGGCTATGTTTGATAAGGAGGCAACTATTAACTTGGAATCATATGAAAGTGCATTCAAAGAATCATCGATATATAAGGAACTATACGAAGTGCGTAATATTAGACCGTCCTTCAGCGGGAAACTTGGTGGATATGGTGGTATGATCTACTCTGGAATCGattctttgatattgaaggGAAAAGTTCCGTGGACACTGaaatttgatgaaaaaaatgacggTGAAATTTTGGAACCTGCTTCCAAGTACAAACCGATAGAATACCCCAAGCCTGATGGTGTGATATCCTTTGATATATTGACCTCCGTGTCTAGAACCGGAACCTACcatgatgatgatgaaccaTGTCACTTGAGGGTTCCTGGACAAGATATGGTAAAGTACGCCGAGAGAAGCTTTCCCGTTTGGAAAGGTGTTGAATCGAGGTTCTGCCCAGCAGGTGTCTACGAATTCGtcaaagatgaaaaatcGCCTGTGGGTACGAGACTGCAAATCAATTCACAAAATTGTATCCATTGCAAGACCTGTGATATTAAGGCGCCCAGACAAGATATTACTTGGAAAGTACCCGAAGGTGGAGATGGACCAAAGTACACGCTAACTTAA
- the MSC6 gene encoding Msc6p (Multicopy suppressor of HER2 involved in mitochondrial translation; mutant is defective in directing meiotic recombination events to homologous chromatids) yields MLSHNALRAFDCSKVIISRRCLTSSTSIYQQSSVHLQETDDGHSGNREKHVSPFERVQNLAADLKNELKAPDSDINEVFNDFKDKIESLKQKLRNPSPMERSHLLANFSSDLLQELSYRSKNMTLDPYQVLNTLCQYKLARSQHFTIVLKYLLYNQSPQDVIALWVKYLETISENPVILLQNSSSRAHMQNIAITTIAYLSLPENTVDINILYKILQIDRKMGQVLPFNMIRRMLSTEFSSLERRDVIIKNLNTLYYQYTVQDSDHFLSQIENAPRWIDLRDLYGQYNKLEGEKNVEIISKFMDKFIDLDKPDQVVTIYNQYSKVFPNSTSLKDCLLRAVSHLRAKSSKEKLDRILAVWNSVIKPGDNIKNTSYATLVNALTDSGNFNHLKEFWEEELPKKFKKDPIVKEAFLLALCQTSPLKYDQVKGELAETVKTKKLFNKVLLLMLDDEKVSEEQFNTFYYNHYPSDGVLPPTLDTLSIKMYANYKFQAEDTRPQFDLLQSVSINPTDYEKVEKITKAFISVCPTVEPIRQLYKQLGTHLNARNYADFISAEFNKPDGTVAEAKNLFSDFLSYQKTRKRNVDNTPLNALLLGFCDKLYKSKHSEYVPYIEKYYNLAKDSSIRVSNLAVSKILFNLATFARNTQQLSDKEVAFINQFMRDLGTNEGFRPNPKDIQILKECDGITVPEKLT; encoded by the coding sequence ATGCTTTCCCATAATGCTTTAAGGGCCTTTGATTGTTCAAAGGTGATTATTTCACGAAGATGTCTAACCTCTTCAACATCGATATACCAACAAAGCAGCGTTCACTTACAAGAAACAGATGATGGACATTCAGGAAATAGAGAAAAGCACGTCTCACCGTTTGAAAGGGTACAAAATTTGGCTGCTGATTTGAAGAACGAGTTGAAAGCTCCAGATTCAGATATCAATGAAGTTTTTAATGACTTTAAAGATAAGATTGAATCGTTGAAACAGAAATTAAGGAACCCTTCACCTATGGAAAGATCACACTTGTTAGCGAATTTTTCTTCGGATCTCCTACAGGAATTAAGTTACAGAAGCAAAAATATGACGCTAGATCCTTATCAAGTATTAAACACATTGTGCCAATACAAATTGGCACGCTCACAACATTTCACGATTGTTTTAAAGTACCTTCTATATAATCAATCACCACAGGACGTTATTGCCTTATGGGTGAAGTACTTGGAAACCATTTCCGAAAACCCAGTGATCTTACTTCAAAATAGTTCTTCTCGTGCACATATGCAAAATATTGCAATTACCACCATTGCTTACTTATCTTTACCAGAGAATACTGTGGATATCAATATTCTGTATAAGATTTTACAGATCGATCGTAAAATGGGCCAGGTTTTACCTTTTAACATGATTAGAAGAATGTTAAGTACAGAATTTAGCTCTCTTGAAAGAAGAGACGTGATTATCAAAAATCTAAACACTTTGTACTATCAATACACAGTACAGGATAGTGATCATTTCTTAAgtcaaattgaaaatgctCCTAGATGGATAGATTTAAGGGATCTTTATGGCCAATACAATAAACTTGAAGGTGAGAAAAATGTAGAGATCATAAGCAAGTTCATGGACAAGTTTATTGATTTGGATAAACCCGACCAAGTTGTTACTATTTATAACCAGTATAGCAAGGTTTTCCCAAATAGTACGTCGCTGAAAGATTGTCTTTTAAGAGCTGTGTCGCACTTACGAGCTAAATCGAGTAAAGAGAAGTTGGACAGAATTCTAGCAGTCTGGAACAGTGTTATCAAACCAGGAGATAATATTAAAAACACATCTTATGCGACGCTAGTTAACGCACTAACTGATTCTGGAAATTTCAACCATTTAAAGGAATTTTGGGAAGAAGAACTTCCTAAAAAGTTCAAGAAAGATCCCATCGTGAAGGAAGCATTTCTCCTGGCCTTATGTCAAACTTCGCCTCTAAAGTATGACCAAGTCAAAGGGGAGTTAGCAGAGACTGTTAAAACCAAGAAGTTGttcaataaagttttaTTGCTAATgttagatgatgaaaaagtgAGCGAAGAACAATTCAACACATTTTACTATAACCATTATCCATCAGATGGTGTGTTACCCCCTACTTTGGATACTCTAAGCATTAAAATGTACGCTAATTATAAATTTCAGGCAGAAGATACACGCCCACAATTCGATCTATTGCAAAGTGTTTCCATTAATCCCACCGATTATGAAAAGGTTGAAAAGATTACGAAAGCCTTTATTTCAGTGTGCCCCACTGTCGAGCCGATTCGTCAACTTTACAAACAATTGGGAACTCACTTAAATGCTAGGAATTATGCAGACTTTATTTCCGCAGAGTTTAATAAGCCTGACGGCACAGTGGCCGAGGCAAAGAATTTGTTTTCTGATTTTCTCTCATATCAAAAGACTAGAAAGAGAAACGTGGATAATACGCCTCTAAATGCTTTATTATTGGGGTTCTGTGATAAACTTTACAAGAGTAAACATAGCGAGTACGTTCCCTACATCGAAAAGTACTACAATCTAGCTAAGGATTCAAGTATCAGGGTGTCGAACTTGGCCGTTTCGAAAATTCTATTCAACTTGGCCACATTTGCACGCAATACTCAGCAGTTATCTGACAAAGAGGTTGCTTTTATTAACCAGTTTATGCGAGATTTAGGCACTAATGAGGGTTTTCGTCCCAACCCTAAGGAtattcaaattttaaaagaatgTGATGGAATTACTGTTCCAGAAAAGTTGACTTAA
- the SNX3 gene encoding Snx3p (Sorting nexin for late-Golgi enzymes; required to maintain late-Golgi resident enzymes in their proper location by recycling molecules from the prevacuolar compartment; contains a PX domain and sequence similarity to human Snx3p), whose protein sequence is MPREFKSFGSTEKSLLSKGHGEPSYSEIYAEPENFLEIEVHNPKTHIPNGMDSKGMFTDYEIICRTNLPSFHKRVSKVRRRYSDFEFFRKCLIKEISMLNHPKVMVPHLPGKILLSNRFSNEVIEERRQGLNTWMQSVAGHPLLQSGSKVLVRFIEAEKFVG, encoded by the coding sequence ATGCCAAGAGAATTCAAATCCTTTGGGTCTACAGAAAAGTCTTTGCTGTCAAAAGGACATGGAGAGCCTAGTTACAGCGAAATATACGCTGAGCCTGAGAACTTTTTAGAGATTGAGGTGCACAACCCTAAAACTCATATACCAAATGGGATGGATTCGAAGGGGATGTTTACAGATTACGAAATAATATGCCGTACAAACTTGCCAAGTTTTCACAAGAGGGTATCGAAAGTAAGGAGACGATACTCAGACTTTGAATTCTTCCGCAAATGCTTGATCAAGGAAATTTCTATGCTTAATCACCCAAAAGTCATGGTACCTCATTTACCGGGTAAAATTCTCTTGAGTAATAGATTTAGTAACGAAGTCATTGAAGAGAGGAGACAAGGTTTGAATACCTGGATGCAATCGGTAGCCGGGCACCCGCTTTTACAATCTGGTTCTAAAGTTCTCGTGAGGTTCATTGAAGCTGAAAAGTTTGTCGGCTGA
- the GDS1 gene encoding Gds1p (Protein involved in histone H4 acetylation at ribosomal protein genes; interacts with and modulates NuA4 histone acetyltransferase complex; required for growth on glycerol as a carbon source; the authentic, non-tagged protein is detected in highly purified mitochondria in high-throughput studies; contains a segment predicted to resemble the winged-helix/forkhead domain located in DNA-binding proteins), with product MALANSRPLQIPTLENEILHNSNSPVFQLNSMGFTTRADTISNPGTDLIGNQPGMALDDNNLAGSSFSSSQEIKATKPKKDFGAPKKDNPLLEISKLIPVTGERPKPENRDSPLDDDVLHAVFLILWEMDPNQQGMTVKQLCDLLLQKHPDMSNLSTKLSNLISAKLNAYVKKIEKGEKTLTYALSREWSNSSPRRMLYIYRGILSPDYKEHAQAVTMQLKQQLETSGDTSDFNSNGKKKRESSSNQLVNNDSYSSSMTDMKNMSSNSSFSKNLNVGNLAFSLSPEFNIPYSTSPVSLNLSPSMSNNQQQLLTPNSASKSKNNNKKRNYMDEDTNESMTEPKKTKTTKPGKQTKSQSLSVLSTPKKGSSASLSTFASSKNISPDSSLSHNASSNTYVTAAAAAPRLSKLLPKNGFKKNSRSSSELAAIHKVISTQTPIESSSESSQYNSSSSSPVNSAAASSAESLSDINSSQDNGRESNPSSQESRNEVTNWMKIVRNGFLTHDIESPESITLDDLENIFN from the coding sequence ATGGCATTGGCAAATTCCAGACCTTTGCAAATACCAACTTTAGAGAATGAAATTCTTCATAACTCAAATTCTCCAGTATTTCAGTTGAATTCAATGGGATTTACAACTAGAGCTGACACTATTTCGAATCCAGGCACGGATCTTATCGGCAACCAGCCAGGCATGGCCcttgatgataataatttGGCCGGTTCTTCGTTTTCCTCATCTCAGGAAATAAAAGCTACCAAACCTAAGAAGGACTTTGGTGCTCCCAAAAAAGACAATCCATTATTAGAAATTTCTAAGCTAATACCTGTTACTGGTGAGAGGCCAAAACCCGAAAATAGAGACTCCCCTCTGGATGATGACGTTCTTCACGcagtttttttaatattatgGGAAATGGATCCGAATCAACAAGGCATGACCGTCAAACAACTGTGTGACTTGCTTTTGCAAAAACATCCAGATATGTCCAATTTATCAACCAAGTTGTCAAATTTAATTTCCGCAAAACTGAACGCTtatgttaaaaaaattgaaaaaggtgAGAAAACGTTAACTTATGCTTTATCAAGGGAATGGTCTAATTCATCTCCTAGAAGGATGCTCTATATATACAGAGGCATATTATCTCCCGATTACAAGGAGCATGCTCAAGCTGTTACGATGCAACTTAAACAACAATTGGAGACCTCCGGTGATACAAGCGACTTTAATTCAAAtggcaagaaaaaaagggagTCCAGCAGTAACCAGCTAGTTAACAATGACAGTTATTCAAGTTCTATGACGGAcatgaaaaatatgtctTCTAACAGTTCcttctcaaaaaatttgaatgtAGGGAATCTGGCCTTTTCATTAAGTCCAGAATTCAACATACCTTATTCCACTTCTCCAGTGTCACTAAATCTTTCCCCATCGATGAGTAATAATCAGCAACAATTACTGACACCTAATTCGGCATCGAAGagtaaaaacaataataaaaaaagaaattacatGGATGAAGATACTAACGAGTCAATGACCGAGCCaaagaaaaccaaaacTACTAAACCTGgcaaacaaacaaaatcCCAATCTTTATCAGTTTTATCCACCCCCAAAAAGGGTTCCTCTGCATCTCTTTCTACATTTGCAAGCTCCAAGAATATTTCGCCAGATTCTTCTCTGTCGCATAATGCATCGTCAAATACTTATGTTACTGCCGCTGCCGCTGCACCAAGGCTTTCTAAGCTTTTGCCGAAAAATGGgtttaagaaaaattcacGTAGCTCTTCTGAACTGGCTGCTATCCATAAAGTAATCTCTACACAGACTCCAATTGAGAGCTCTTCAGAGAGCTCTCAATATAACAGTAGTAGTAGTTCACCAGTTAATAGTGCAGCTGCTTCTTCTGCTGAATCTTTATCCGACATCAATTCCAGTCAGGATAACGGAAGAGAATCAAACCCAAGTTCCCAAGAATCACGAAACGAAGTTACGAATTGGATGAAAATTGTGAGAAATGGATTTTTGACACATGATATTGAATCTCCTGAATCAATCACATTAGATGACCTagaaaatatattcaatTGA